One window of Paenibacillus sp. FSL K6-3182 genomic DNA carries:
- a CDS encoding EAL domain-containing protein → MSDYQSIMLLLFFIFPVMYMIDTALVIIRRNAKHIENRLAFLTICLLASMIFFQYLEQLLSAEYALNISAYMVYPASIAAVSMSVLLHLTATNSYHRLSRWSTIGIAFIPFILYFLLLAIRGREYLLEGVRVEGFWKQIEAAPAMTVIYGFLVMYSLLNVAICLIAHYKANNNVDRKRFMVLFKANLFYQLATIGVLIVYTAFSPYVYISDSVIFLTTIIWSISLRVYMKNDFLPSTSKKYELLYQFSPTAIIMIDKNMIMKEVNPGALRILGFEKEEELENRSLSEFIVMNERKDMEEAFAASFPKDAWRNRELTIVNRKGQKRAILADTEMMAEGKDWFLLMVIRDITQQQEESRLIHFLAHHDTLTKLPNRYHFNRELEASLKAVKSSKALLGVMLIDLDRFKLINDTLGHQFGDQALIDVAQRLRQNVDHRHLLARLGGDEFIILIKEAEEYDEIVSLAENIHLAFQLPITLQGQDFYLGGSIGISVHPFDDDSSDGLIKRADIAMYNAKHSGGNQYRLYTNEMIALVQRDVKLEKHLRKALKRKEFVLHYQPQINLASGQLIGAEALIRWQSVELGMVHPGEFITLAEQTGLINEIGQWVISEACQQGKLWQEQGWNDFMLSVNVSSRQFMQPDFVNKVQEILRSSGLEPDRLCLEITESMVVNNLNVARKMLDELVALGIHIAIDDFGTGYSSLSVLRQLPIAIIKIDRSFITDMDAYQGGLSIVKTIVSMGHDLQKQVVAEGVETLDQYEQLKQLGCDKAQGYYYHKPLPLLEFNKLLIAR, encoded by the coding sequence ATGAGTGACTATCAATCCATAATGCTTCTGCTCTTCTTTATCTTTCCCGTCATGTATATGATTGACACCGCTTTAGTTATTATAAGACGAAACGCTAAGCATATTGAGAATCGTCTTGCCTTTCTTACCATTTGTTTGCTGGCGAGTATGATTTTTTTTCAATACCTCGAGCAGCTGTTATCTGCCGAGTATGCGCTGAATATTTCTGCTTATATGGTTTACCCAGCTTCTATAGCCGCGGTAAGCATGAGCGTTTTGCTTCATCTTACGGCAACAAACAGTTATCATCGGCTTTCTCGATGGAGCACTATAGGCATAGCTTTTATACCATTTATATTGTATTTTCTGCTTCTAGCCATAAGAGGAAGAGAGTATTTGCTTGAAGGGGTTCGGGTAGAAGGTTTTTGGAAGCAAATCGAAGCTGCTCCGGCCATGACTGTTATTTATGGTTTTTTGGTCATGTATTCATTGCTTAATGTAGCTATTTGTTTAATAGCCCATTATAAAGCGAATAACAACGTTGATCGTAAACGATTTATGGTGCTGTTTAAAGCCAATCTATTTTACCAGCTGGCGACGATCGGGGTCTTAATTGTATATACTGCTTTCTCACCCTATGTTTATATTTCAGATTCAGTCATTTTTTTGACAACTATAATATGGAGTATTTCCCTTCGTGTCTATATGAAAAATGATTTCTTGCCTTCTACATCCAAAAAATATGAGCTGCTTTATCAGTTTTCCCCAACCGCCATCATTATGATCGACAAAAATATGATCATGAAGGAAGTAAATCCAGGTGCGCTTCGTATACTTGGATTTGAGAAGGAAGAGGAGCTGGAAAATCGCTCTTTATCTGAATTCATCGTTATGAACGAACGCAAAGACATGGAGGAAGCCTTTGCTGCTTCCTTTCCGAAGGATGCATGGAGAAACCGCGAGCTGACCATAGTGAATCGAAAAGGCCAGAAACGTGCGATTTTGGCTGATACGGAAATGATGGCTGAGGGCAAGGATTGGTTTTTGTTAATGGTCATTCGGGATATTACGCAGCAGCAGGAAGAGTCGCGTCTCATACATTTTTTGGCACATCACGATACATTGACTAAGCTGCCTAACCGCTATCATTTTAATCGTGAGCTGGAAGCTTCGTTAAAAGCTGTGAAATCATCAAAAGCGCTGCTCGGAGTCATGCTTATCGATTTGGATCGCTTTAAGCTGATAAACGATACGCTTGGACATCAGTTTGGTGATCAGGCTTTAATTGACGTTGCTCAGCGCCTGCGTCAAAATGTAGACCATCGGCATTTGCTTGCCCGTCTGGGCGGAGATGAATTTATTATTTTAATTAAAGAAGCGGAAGAATATGATGAGATCGTGTCGCTTGCCGAAAACATTCATCTAGCCTTTCAGCTGCCGATTACGCTTCAAGGGCAAGATTTCTACCTAGGCGGCAGCATTGGAATTAGTGTCCATCCATTTGATGATGACAGTTCTGATGGGCTTATCAAGAGGGCAGACATTGCCATGTACAATGCGAAACATAGCGGAGGCAATCAGTATCGGTTATATACGAATGAGATGATTGCTCTAGTACAGCGAGACGTCAAGCTGGAGAAGCATCTTCGCAAAGCACTGAAACGCAAGGAATTTGTTCTCCATTATCAGCCGCAGATTAATTTGGCGAGCGGACAGCTGATAGGGGCAGAGGCGCTTATTCGCTGGCAATCGGTAGAGCTTGGCATGGTGCATCCAGGAGAATTTATCACGCTGGCAGAGCAAACGGGATTAATTAATGAAATTGGACAATGGGTTATTTCGGAGGCTTGTCAGCAGGGTAAACTGTGGCAGGAGCAAGGCTGGAATGATTTTATGCTATCGGTGAACGTTTCGTCGAGACAATTTATGCAGCCTGATTTCGTAAACAAGGTTCAGGAGATTTTGCGCAGCAGTGGCTTGGAGCCTGATCGGTTATGCTTGGAGATTACGGAGAGTATGGTCGTTAATAATTTAAATGTAGCTAGAAAAATGCTCGATGAGCTTGTTGCTTTAGGTATACATATCGCCATTGATGATTTTGGGACAGGCTATTCCTCATTAAGTGTGCTAAGGCAGCTGCCGATTGCTATTATCAAAATTGACCGCTCCTTTATTACAGACATGGATGCCTATCAAGGCGGCTTATCCATCGTGAAGACGATTGTGTCGATGGGGCATGACCTGCAGAAGCAGGTGGTTGCCGAGGGCGTAGAAACATTGGATCAATATGAACAGCTAAAGCAGCTTGGCTGTGACAAAGCGCAGGGTTATTACTATCATAAGCCGCTCCCATTGCTAGAGTTTAATAAACTATTAATCGCTAGGTGA
- a CDS encoding amino acid ABC transporter permease: protein MDLNFGFMAEYWPIFLRGALVTLELSFFGVALGTVLGVLFALMRISRFWPVKFLASTYIEIIRGTPMLVQIFIIHYGLTGFGINLPPFISGVVALTINSSAYMAEVFRAGIEAIDRGQTEAARSLGLSRGMALRYIVLPQAFRNMLPAIGNEFIIIIKDSSLISVIGIAELMYNARTVQSVTFSPMEPLLIACALYFIMTFTLSRLLAVLERKLRS from the coding sequence ATGGATTTAAACTTCGGTTTCATGGCTGAGTATTGGCCGATTTTTTTGAGAGGAGCCTTGGTCACGCTGGAGTTGTCTTTCTTCGGCGTGGCGCTCGGCACAGTGCTCGGGGTACTCTTTGCATTAATGCGAATCTCGCGCTTCTGGCCGGTTAAGTTTTTGGCCTCTACTTATATCGAGATTATACGAGGCACCCCAATGCTCGTGCAAATCTTCATTATTCATTATGGACTGACTGGATTTGGTATAAATCTTCCGCCTTTCATTTCAGGAGTGGTAGCGCTCACAATTAATAGTTCTGCCTATATGGCAGAGGTATTTCGAGCGGGAATCGAAGCAATCGACAGGGGTCAGACGGAGGCGGCTCGATCATTGGGTCTGAGCAGAGGTATGGCGCTTCGGTACATCGTGCTGCCGCAAGCTTTCCGCAACATGCTGCCGGCAATAGGCAATGAATTCATTATTATTATAAAAGATTCCTCGCTTATATCCGTCATAGGCATTGCGGAGCTGATGTACAATGCTCGGACGGTTCAGAGCGTCACCTTCTCGCCGATGGAGCCGTTATTAATTGCCTGCGCTTTATATTTTATCATGACATTTACATTATCCAGGCTGCTTGCTGTGCTAGAGAGGAAGTTGAGAAGCTGA
- a CDS encoding transporter substrate-binding domain-containing protein, with the protein MKKKLSLLLISVMVVLSACGQNNKENTPAATNNNAATDPPAVEKTTLTLGTSADYAPFEFHKMIDGKDTIVGFDIEIAREIAKDMNAELQIQDMDFDGLLLALDTGKVDMVISGLTPTEERKKNVDFSEIYYLTSQGVLVKKDQAEQFKSLDDLKGKKIGIQKGSIQEGIAQEIADAKLTALAKIPELILELKSGRVDAIILEKPVADQYAVAQTDIAVSEVKIEQPVEEAGVSIAVKKGNQDLLNKIDGTIARLKESGEIDRYVVEANELVGE; encoded by the coding sequence ATGAAAAAGAAATTATCATTGCTGCTTATTTCGGTTATGGTCGTCCTTTCGGCATGTGGTCAAAACAATAAGGAAAATACGCCAGCTGCAACGAACAATAACGCGGCAACAGATCCTCCAGCAGTAGAGAAAACAACGCTTACCCTGGGTACAAGTGCAGATTACGCCCCCTTTGAGTTCCATAAGATGATAGACGGTAAAGATACGATCGTAGGTTTTGATATTGAAATTGCTAGAGAGATTGCAAAAGATATGAATGCTGAGCTCCAAATTCAAGATATGGACTTTGATGGTTTGCTGCTCGCACTCGATACAGGAAAAGTAGATATGGTTATTTCAGGTCTGACGCCTACGGAAGAACGTAAAAAGAACGTTGATTTCTCTGAAATCTATTACCTGACTAGCCAAGGCGTTTTGGTGAAAAAGGATCAAGCTGAGCAATTCAAGTCATTGGATGATTTGAAAGGCAAAAAAATCGGTATTCAAAAAGGTTCGATTCAAGAAGGCATTGCACAGGAAATCGCCGATGCGAAGCTAACGGCTTTAGCTAAAATTCCTGAATTGATTTTGGAGCTGAAGAGCGGTCGTGTAGATGCCATTATTCTAGAAAAACCGGTAGCGGATCAATACGCAGTGGCCCAAACGGATATTGCAGTGTCTGAAGTGAAGATTGAGCAGCCCGTAGAAGAGGCTGGCGTATCCATAGCTGTTAAGAAGGGCAATCAAGATTTGCTTAATAAAATTGATGGAACGATTGCTCGTTTGAAGGAAAGCGGCGAAATTGATCGTTATGTCGTTGAGGCCAATGAGCTGGTTGGAGAATAA
- a CDS encoding GntR family transcriptional regulator, translated as MQSPKYQSLKDHVYEYIAQKIQDGTLLPNQKVNEAEICKKLDISRTPTREALFQLSSDNLLDYLPRRGFTVKAFDSKKKLDFSRIIGVLDALAATLCIDLLQQPDFIEMERLVDKIDLDISKLYFSDYHMDQYNFHDIYIKKCDNPVLIETLNSLKNSFIRQSYASEDKPKLANVLKQVNAEHRKILNLFKEKDKEALEATLKHHWRIIDTEML; from the coding sequence ATGCAATCACCTAAATACCAATCGTTAAAAGACCATGTTTACGAGTATATCGCTCAAAAAATCCAAGATGGCACATTACTGCCGAATCAAAAAGTTAATGAAGCTGAAATTTGCAAAAAACTAGATATAAGCCGTACGCCTACCAGAGAAGCATTATTTCAACTATCCTCCGACAATCTCCTAGATTATTTACCTAGACGCGGCTTCACTGTCAAAGCCTTCGATTCCAAGAAAAAACTCGATTTTTCCCGAATTATTGGAGTGTTGGATGCACTCGCTGCTACCTTGTGCATTGATTTACTTCAGCAGCCTGACTTCATCGAAATGGAAAGGCTTGTCGACAAAATTGATCTTGATATTAGCAAGCTGTATTTCTCCGATTATCATATGGACCAATACAACTTCCATGATATTTATATAAAAAAATGCGATAATCCAGTATTAATTGAAACGTTGAATTCATTAAAAAACAGCTTTATTCGTCAATCCTATGCAAGTGAAGACAAACCAAAGCTCGCAAACGTGCTAAAGCAAGTAAATGCGGAGCATCGAAAAATTCTTAACTTGTTCAAAGAGAAGGATAAAGAAGCCTTGGAAGCTACACTTAAGCATCACTGGCGCATTATTGATACCGAGATGCTCTAA
- a CDS encoding amino acid ABC transporter ATP-binding protein gives MIVVKGLRKSYGKNEILKGIDTVIRKGEVVVVIGPSGSGKSTFLRCLNRLEEPSAGHIQLNDREITNKQSELNRIRQEMGMVFQHFNLFPHMTVLENLTLAPCKLKKLSKEQANVEAVELLRLVGLEDKKDAYPDRLSGGQKQRVAIARALAMQPSVMLFDEPTSALDPEMVGEVLEVMRKLAQNGMTMVIVTHEMGFAREVGDRLLFMDGGCIVEEGVPLKVFQNPQHPRTQDFLAKVL, from the coding sequence ATGATAGTCGTAAAAGGGCTGCGCAAATCTTATGGAAAAAACGAAATATTGAAGGGGATAGACACGGTAATTCGCAAAGGCGAGGTCGTCGTTGTTATTGGACCAAGCGGATCGGGGAAAAGTACCTTTCTTCGTTGTTTGAATCGATTGGAGGAGCCGTCGGCAGGTCATATTCAGCTGAATGATCGTGAGATTACGAATAAACAGTCGGAGTTAAATCGCATTCGTCAAGAAATGGGCATGGTGTTTCAGCATTTTAATTTATTTCCGCATATGACCGTCTTGGAAAATTTGACCCTTGCTCCGTGTAAGCTAAAGAAGCTGAGCAAAGAGCAGGCGAATGTAGAAGCTGTGGAACTGCTGCGCTTAGTGGGGCTCGAAGACAAGAAAGATGCCTATCCAGATCGTCTCTCAGGCGGACAGAAACAGCGTGTTGCGATAGCGAGAGCGCTTGCCATGCAGCCTAGCGTGATGCTGTTTGATGAACCAACGTCAGCACTCGATCCTGAGATGGTTGGTGAGGTGCTTGAAGTCATGCGGAAGCTTGCTCAAAACGGAATGACGATGGTTATTGTAACGCATGAAATGGGTTTTGCCCGCGAGGTTGGCGATAGGCTCCTGTTTATGGATGGCGGCTGCATTGTTGAAGAGGGAGTGCCGCTGAAGGTATTCCAAAATCCTCAGCACCCGCGAACGCAAGATTTTTTGGCAAAGGTTTTATAG